The Rickettsiella endosymbiont of Dermanyssus gallinae genomic interval CAACTGCAGCAATAACAAAAGCTAATATCGTCGGATACCAAACGACGTTATAAATCCATTGTAACCAGATGGCAAACCAACCCCAGCGTGCACCAAAAGCGGTACGAATCCAAATATAAGCACCACCCGTACTTGACCAAGCCGTTGCAAGTTCCGCCGTAATAAGCGCTGTGGGAATAAAAAAGAAAACTGCTGCCAATAAATAAAAAAAGATCAGCGAATAACCAAATTGAGCGGCCACGGGTAAGGAGCGTAAACTATCCACAGCAATAACATTCATCATTGCTAAACTAAAAACGCCCAGTGGTTTAATTGCGGTCTTCATTGGCCAATTATTTTTTTCCGGACTTCTTATAACTGGCAATTACCCACATAACAGCACCGATTGAAATCGCCATATCAGCGACATTAAAAGTAGCAAAGTGCCAATAGCCAATACAAAAGTCGATAAAATCAACTACGTATCCTAAGGTTAAACGATCATAAAGATTGCCGATCGCGCCACCTATAATCAGTGCGATAGCACAACCTACCCATTTAGAAACCCCGCCACGATACAATAAGCGCATTAAATAAAGACTAACGCCTAAACTAATCGCCACAAATAACCAACGTTGCCAACCATCTGCCCAACCTAAAAAGCTAAACGCCGCGCCTGGATTGTGTGTCAAAATAAAATTTAAACAAGGAAATACCGGAATAATACTCGAAGGATCTAGCCAATAGCTCATCCATGCCTTAGTGACATAATCGAACACAATCACCAAAGCACTCAACCAAAGCCAAGCAAGTTGGCTTGTTTTTCTATTTTTCATAATATTTTATTTTAAAAAGGATACTATTTTTTACATAGCTTAAGCGTAACAACGTAGCTCTCCTTTTCCATCAGGAAGGTTATCAACACAACGTTGACAAATTGTAGGGTGTTCAATAATTTGACCTACATCCGAACGGCGATGCCAACAACGTGCACATTTCTCTTTATTTCCCACCGTAGAGATGACTGTTATCTTTAACTCATCATCGTTTATTTTAAACGATGTCGCCTGCTCAGGCGGCGTTGATGTTAAAAGTTTGGCATCTGAAGTAATCAAAACAAATCGTAATTCGTTTTGTAATGCACCTAACAATACAGCTAAGCTTGAATCGGCTTTAACATAAAGTTCTACGTCAGCTTCTAGAGACGAACCTAGTTGACCCGCAATTCTACACTTCTCAATCGCTTTATTAACCTCATTACGTATTTGAATCAATAAATTCCAATAGCTCTGACGATCCCATTGCTGATAAATTGGCTCTAAGGGATCTTGTTCAAATGAAACAGGTAAAGCATACCATTCGTTTAAAAATACCGTTTTTTCTCTTTTGCCAGGCAAATATTGCCAAATATCTTCCGCTGTAAAGCTTAAAATAGGCGCTAGCCAACGCACCATTGCTTCAGCAATATAAAAAAGCGCGGTTTGAGCAGAACGACGCGGGATACTTTCTTTTTGTAAGGTGTATTGGCGATCTTTGATAATGTCTAAATAAAATCCACCTAAATCATTAATACAGAAATTATGTAATTTCTGATAGATGCTATGAAATTGAAATTCTTCATACGCATTAATAATTTCTATTTGTAAAATGTTAGCCCGCTCTATAATCCAACTATCCAACGACAAAAGCTGATTAGACGCGACACAATCAGTTGCTGGATCAAAATCATGTAGATTAGCTAATAAAAAACGAACTGTATTACGAATACGCCTGTAGGCTTCTGCGGTACGCTTTAAAATCTCATCCGAAACTGCTATTTCTTTTCTATAATCGGTTGATGAAACCCACAAACGTAAAATATCTGCGCCTAAACTTTGAATAACTTTATCTGGCGCAACAACATTACCCAAGGACTTAGACATTTTATGTCCTTTTTCATCCACGGTAAAACCATGTGTTAACACGGTTTTGTAAGGCGCCTTTTCATTCATTGCAACCGACGTTAATAAAGAGGATTGAAACCAACCACGATGCTGATCAGAACCTTCTAAATATAAATCGGCTGGCCAAGCTAATTCCGGATTTTGCATTAACACCGCATAGTGTGTTACGCCGGAATCAAACCATACATCCAAACAATCGCTTAGCTTTTCATATTCTTTTGCTTCTGGCCCTAATAAATCTTCAGCGTTTAAGTCATACCATGCATCAATTCCCTTTTCTTCAACCTGCGCCGCAACTTTCTCTAACAAAACCAAGCTTTTTGGATGTAACTCCCGCGATGCTTGATGTACAAATAAAGGAATAGGAACACCCCAACTCCGTTGCCGTGAAATACACCAATCCGGCCGATTAGAAACCATCGACTCTATACGCGCTTGACCCCATTCTGGAATCCAATGTACTTGTTTAATAGCCGCTAAACTATCTGTACGTAAGCCCTGCTGCTGCATACTGATAAACCACTGTGGCGTTGCACGAAAAATTAATGGTGTTTTATGTCGCCAACAGTGCGCATAACTATGTCTTATAGATTCCTCACTTAATAAGTTTTGCTGCTCTTGCAATACTTCAATCATATGTGGCGTTACTTTAAAAACATGTTCACCGGCAAACAAAGGCGTATCCGGTAAAAAGCAACCATTGTCACCGACGGGATTGCTCAGTGGTAACTTATATTGTTGTGCGACCCAATAATCTTCTAAACCATGCGCAGGCGCTGTATGTACTGCACCGGATCCTGCTTCTGTCGTCACATGCTCGCCTAAAATAAGAGGCACTTGACGGTGGTAAAATGGGTGCTGCAACAACGTACCTTCAAATACCTTACCTTTCGCTTGGCCTAAGCATTGATAATCACTTATTTTATAACGCGCCAAACTCGCCTCTAATAAAGCTTCGGCAAGCAGTAAACGCTCTGTTTTAGTTTGGACTAACACATAATCAAGATCAGCATTTAAAGCCACTGCTTCATTAGCCGGTAAACTCCAGGGTGTAGTGGTCCAAATAGGAATAACAATAGGACCATGACCCGTAGTAGCCGTTATCCGCCTTAAAAAATCAGCTTCATCTACCACGCGAAAACGTACATCAATCGCGGATGAAACTTTATCCGCATATTCCACTTCTGCTTCCGCTAAAGCAGAACCGCAATTAACACACCAATGCACTGGCTTAAAACCTTGTTGTACATGACCTCGGCTAATCACTTTGCCTAAAGCGCGAATAATATTCGCTTCAAATTTAAAGTCCATGGTTAAGTAGGGGTGTTCCCAATCCCCAATAACACCTAAACGTTTAAACTCATCACGTTGTATAGCAATTTGTTTCTGAGCATACTCACGGCAGGCTTGACGAAAAGCCTTCGCGGTTAATTTATCCCCAACGGAACCATGTTTCTTCTCAACATTTAGTTCAATCGGCAAACCATGACAGTCCCAGCCAGGTACATAAGGCGCATCAAAACCACTCAAGGTTTTTGCTTTCACAATGATATCTTTTAAGATTTTATTAACCGCATGACCAATATGGATATGCCCATTCGCATAGGGCGGGCCATCATGAAGGATATACTTTGGCTTGCCGTGGTTTTTTTTACGCAATTGCTTATAAAGCGCTGAGGATTCCCACTGTTTTAAAACGGCCGGCTCTGCATTAGCCAGATTCGCCTTCATAGGGAATTTAGTATGAGGAAGATTTAAGGTATTTTTATAGTCAGTCATGTCATCCGCTCAAGCGCCGAATTAGAGCGCGGCCTTCCGCCCTTAAATTAAAAGGGGTTAGGATAACATGCTTGAAGCGTGTTCAGTAACAAAAAAAGCTATTCGGCCTTACACAAACCCTGTTGCACACAAGTACCACTGATATCCCAGCGTAATTGCCCATCTGCTTGAGAAGTAGGGGTCAAAATATAGGTAGCATGATCGACCTTATTCACGCGAATACGTTGCGAAGTCGCAATAATCTGGCCATTTTTGCCCATCTCTACGCTAGCCACATAACCTTTGGCTAGGTCCTGGGCCTTGATATTATTGGGCAAGCCATTTTGGCCAGGGGTACCGCAAGCACTTAAATTACCGTGTTCTTGTACACATGTCGCCACAGCTAGTTTGAAAGGCCCCGTTGCTTGAATAACCTCAGAAAATTTAGCGCGGTTACTATAATTTTGATAGCTAGGGATGGCAATCGACGCCAAAATACCGATGATAGCAATAACAATCATAAGCTCTAATAGCGTAAGCCCACGTTCTTTTCTTCTCATTGTTTTCATCGCTTCTAGCATCCCCAATTAAATTTTATTTCAAATCAACCTACAATATAGCCCTCTAGTTTAACAAGGCTTCCTTGTTTAAACCATAGCTTATCTTTATACTTACGCTTCTTTGGAAGCTGATGTAGCTCAGTCGGTAGAGCAACTGATTCGTAATCAGTAGGTCGGACGTTCGATTCGTCTCATCAGCACCAGCTAAATCAATTAAATCAAACACTTAGATAACACACCTGCACTACGCATTTTAGTTTTACCAAAACTTTACCAAAATTTTACCAAAACTAATGCAAATAATTAGTCTTATTTGGCTACTTCCACAACTGGAAAATTTAAGTCTAAACCGGCCTCCACTTCAGTCCATTGAGGCTCATGACCTTCCTTATATTTATCTGTCATCGCTCGTGTCGTATGCCCCGCGAGTGCTTGTGCATCAATTCCTCGATTTTCATATTCCTTAATCCCTAAAGAGCGAATCTCATGAAAGGTTGGACGCTTTGCAACGGGCATTGATTTAAAACGAGGTAGCTTATCTCTAATATTAGAAAATGCTTTAGTCAGATAATCTGGTGTTATCTGGCTGAAGTGTTGTTTACTTTCTGCCTTATAATTCTGTTTACTATGTTTCTCAGGTTTCCTATGGAGAATAAAAGGACTTAAAAAGCAATCGCGACAACGGCCCAAAACGTTTTGCAATATAGGCGTTATCTTAATTTTAAGATAAGCTGAGTCCCCATGCTTCTCTGTCTTATGCTGGATAACATACAAATAACCATCTTTAATATCCGAAAACTTCAAATTGACTAAATCTTCTCGTCTCTGCAAAGTCTGCAAACCCAAGTCCAGTGCATTCTTGAACCATGGCTCTGCTTCAGGATGATTGTAAATATCCAAAAATCCTTCTAACTCCAATCTCTGCCGTTTCTTTTCTTCCATCTTTGGCAGTGTCTTCTCAACTGGATTTTCATTACATAATCCTTTTGCTACTGCATAGCTAAAAATTACTATAAGTAAACTTCTATAACGATTTGATGAAACTGATGGAAAATTATCTAAAAAATCTGAAATGTCTTTGACCGATAATTCATCAATTACTTTGTTACCCAACTTTTCACGGATATGGACTAGCCTTTTCTTATGCTCCTTGATCGTAAGAACAGCCAATTTGCGCTCTGGCATTAACTTAGATTCAAACAGATCTAAGAATGTGTTAAATAGGTAGATAGTCTGACCCATCACCTTTCCCACTATTTCACGACCTGGCAATAACATCGAGTTCAATTGCTTAGCCACCGATACGGCTTTAAGCCGGTCTTTTCCTATACTATGCCATTTCCCTGTATCAGGACGACGATACTTATAATGACCATTGACACCTTCATACAAATTTGGAGGCAACCCTTTATTATTTTTATTTCTTGGTCTAGCCATGATTAACATACCTCTATACCTAACACTCTATCGACCAAAGGATTCCCTGTTCGACAAGCTTCAGCATCAATATTGATATAGTAAAATTTTCCTATTCTTTTCCCTAATAACTCTCCTTGTTTAATTAAACGGATAACAGTTTTTTTAGTTGGACGTGATTTAGGCGTATAATGTTGCTCTATATACTCCTCAATACACATATATTTCGCCATATTTTACTATCCTTTTTAAATATACTTAAGCTTTTTCAGCAAAAAAACGTATTAAATTACTTTTGAAAGAATTTAAGCCTTTTAAATATTTTCTTGCCTTAAAGGGCTGTTTTCCTATCCTTAGTTAGCTTACCGAATTTAGCTACAACATATGTTGTAGGAAACTTCTATAAACTTTCTTTAATCAAAAAATAATTACAAGGAAAGGTAATGCCCATTCATACATTAAATAAAGTGATTAATTATTTTGGATCAGCTACACAAGTGGCTAAAATTTTAGGAATCAACCAACAAAGTGTCAGTGATTGGCATCGTGGTCGTAGCAAGGTGCCCTTAGATGTCGCTTTACACCTTGATTTCCTTATGCGTGGCGAGGTGGATTGGAAAGAGTTAGTACCTTTTGAAATCGCTTATCGTTTAAAAGACTTGCGTCTGACATTAAAAGAAGTCCGTACTTATCCCTGTGAATTAACACATGTACTTCTAAACCGCATCACGGTACCCAATTACTTTTCAAAAAATCAACAAAACCAACCTGTCTATATACAAAGACCACCCTGTATTGATGAAGATCATGCGCTTATTTTTGGTCATAAAGTTTTTCTTAACTATCAAGAAAAAAACAAAAAAACAATTCCCTGTTGGAAATTTTCTATAGGAAAATTAGTCGAAGGTAAATATATAACAGAAGATTTAGTAAAGACCTTTTTAATAAGCGAGCGAGCAGCCATAGGAATTGCCCTAGAAAACTTCTTAGGAGAGCGTAGAGGAAGAAAAAAGGTGCAGAACTCTGCACTTTTTAACTTTGATAAAGGCACAAAAACCAGAGAGTTCGTCGCTACACATTTAGGTTTTGGCAGTCACTTTACATACCAACAAGCTAAAGAATTATTTCAACGAGGCTGCCCTGAATTAATCGAAGAAGCCGATCAAAAAAAAATATCCATATCAAAAGCAGCATCCCTTGCTAAGGGCTCTTATGAAGAACAGAGAAAAGTTGAAACATCGTTAACCCCATAAATTTTCATTCAAATATAAGGAAAAACCATGAAAATATACCATACCATTCCCCTCAATTTTTGGGTAGAAACAAAGAGAACCTGTTCGCCTCAAGAACAGTTAATTCTACTTTATTTAATTAATCATTCTCATACTAACCGCTTAGGTTGTTTTAGATTGCCGCTACATTTTATTGCCGAAGACTTAAGCTGGACAGACATTTTTTTAAAAAGTACGTTTAATAAACTTATTAACGTGGGCTATTTGATTTGGGATCATACTGAGGAATGGGGCTATTTAACAGATTTTTTAGAATGGTTCCCTATTCGTCATTATTATCAAGCGAGAGAGATTGAACGGGTTTTTAACACACTACCAGAAGCTTGCAACATAATCCAAGTGCTTATTGGACATTTATTAGAAGCGCCTTATTTAGATCGATCCTTTCGCCGACGACTCCAATCTATTTTAAAAAGATATTTACCTAGCGAAGGAATAAAACCTATTTCATTAGAAGAAATAAACGAAAAAAGACCTTGCGAAGGAAACAAATCAAACTTCCGTATGCTGTAATTAACCAGGGAAAATATTATGCGTGAATTTGCAAAGTTTTCACCTCAATTCTGGATGGGGCCTTTAAGTAAAAAAATAAAAAGCTGTAATTTTGAAGCAAAGACCTTGGCCTTTTATCTCATGACGTGCCCGAACTCCAACATGATTGGCTTTTATTATTTACCCCTTTCACTGATGGCGCATGAAATAGGAACCACCTTTGAAATAGTTTCTAAGAGCATGGAAACACTTATCCAAGCAGGCTTTTGCGCTTACGACCAAGAAACTGATTATGTTTGGGTTTATGAAATGGCATTAACACAGGTAGGAGCCACTTTAAAGCCTAAAGACAATAAAGTGAAGCATGTTAATGAGCTATTCCAAGCCCTTCCTGAGATACCTTTTTTAAATGGTTTTTACGAAAAGTACCATGCGTTATTACATTTAGACTCAAGGGAACCGGCTTCGAAGCCCTTTGTTATTCCCTTAGAAGCAAGTAAGAAGAAAGAAGTAAGAAGTGAGAAGAGAGAAGTAATAAGTAATAAAGAAAATATCCCTATTATCTTCAGTACAGAGCACAAAAAAAGTACAACTAAAGAAACACAAAATACGGATGATGAAAAATCAATCTCAACTCCAATCACAACTGACATTGATCCGCCTATTTTCATGGTTCCATTACGCCAAGGGAAACAACATCCCATCACAGAAGCTGAACTCGAAACATGGGGAAAAAATTATCCCGCGGTGGATGTACGACAAGAAATACGTCATTTGATGGAGTGGAACAAAGCCAATCCTGATCGACAAAAAACTCAACGTGGAATCAATCGTCACATTCAAGGTTGGTTAGCACATACCCAACAAAATCAAAGCAAAGGAAATCGTGATAGTCCCAGGCAAGCCGTGAGTACATGGGATCACAATGTAGCTGTTATTCGTGACGTGTTGGAGGAAGAAGATGGAAACCAAAGATAAAAAAGCTTTTCTGGCTGGATTGACGGTCATTGCAGAAACCGTCAATCGAAAATTATCCAAAGTTTTAGTAAGGGCTTATTGGTCGTGTTTGGAACCGTATTCATTTTTGGAGGTACAACACGCTTTCGAGGAAATATTAAAGAACCCCCATGTAAAAAAACATGCGTATTTCCCTTCACCGTCAGACATTGTTGCCATCATTGAAGGTGATATCGGCAGCAAAAGTCTACTGGCATGGACAGAAGTCACAAAAGCGATTCGGGAAATCGGTCATTACGACAGTGTGATTTTTTCGGATGAATTAATCCATGCGGTGATTAGTGATATGGGTGGTTGGATTGCATTATGCCAACATAGTGAAAAAGAATTGCCTTTTATTCAACGTGATTTTGAGCGCCGCTATCAAGTTTATTGCCGAAGACGACCCAAGATATTACCTCGTCAATTAACGGGGCGCATTGCACATCAAAATGCGGTAAATGGCCATACGGCATATATTCCTTCAGCTATCGCACTTTCTTCAAAAACTAAGCAAATACAACCTATTTAGATATTTTTTATTAAGGAGACCCACCATGTTATCTGTGAAACGCTATTTTATAAAACGACGTGAACAACGAGCCACTTTTCGTCTGAGAAAAAAAGCTCGAAAAAAAATAGAATCAATCAAAGCGCAATTAGCGCAAGAAGAAAATAAAGCGTTAAAAAATTGGTTAGCCACCAGTAATGCCATTAAAAAACTATTTTAATAAGGAAATAAATAATGTTATGTCCTGATTGTAAAGATGTTGAAAGTCGAGCCTCCGTAGTATATGACTCTCGTCGCATAGAAAATGGACAAATTGTCAAGCGACGTCGTATTTGTCCCAATTGCAAAGTGTTTTTTACCACCTTGGAAATTACTATCTATCGAGGCAAAGGAAATAATATCAACCGAAAACTAGTAGAGCGGCTAGCCAATTATTTTGCAAAATCGCCTAACTTAGCTGAACTTGATTAGATTTTTACTAAATAGCCACCTGTTTAATCAGTAAAAAAATGGGGATAATAAGACATAGGAGTTACAAAAACATGAATTATTGCCAACACTGTCATGGAAAAAAAGAAATGATGGGCTTAGGACTCGTCACTCAAACGTGTTCAACCTGTTTAGGGACTGGACTTAAGAAAGAAACTGAAACCACCGTCAATAAAAAATCAAAAATGCGTATTAAAAAGACAGAAGAAGCTAACCTTTTAACTGAAAATGAGCAAACTACCGAACGGGCTAACCGTCAAACAAACCAAGCTTTGCCAAGCCTATGCGATACCCCCGCATAATGCGACACAAACCGCTCAACCGCGATTAGAGAATACAGTGACGGTTAATCATGCCTGGAAGCTGGAAAAACTAAAACAAATTGTAGACACATTTCTACCAGCGGGTAGTGATTTTTTAGAAGCTAAAGACGTGAATTCAGCCATTCAAGCCATTGCTGAGATGAATAAAATGCAAGGGCATTACGCTGCAGAAAAGCATATGAACCTCAATGTAGCCGTAGATACTGATATTGAACAGCTCGAAAAATTAATAGAAAAATATCGAAAGGACTATTAAATGAGTGCGCTTTCTACGGAACATATGAAAGCGGAATATTGGGGTTCACTTTTATTGTTTACCCAGGTTTTTTATAAAATACGCACTGGCCATGAATTTAAAATATCACAGCCTATTTGCCGTGAACCACACGTTATTACCTTATGTCGTGCCTTAACTGAAGTATTAGAAGGAAAAACCAAACGATTAATTATTAACATTCCACCCCGCTACGGAAAAAGTGAATTAGTCATCCATTTTATTGCCTGGGCCTTATCGCGTTACCCTGATTCGCAGTTTCTATATATTTCCTATGCACATATGCTAGCAAAAAAGCAAACACAAACCATTCGACAGATAGTGAATCTACCGGCCTATAAAAAACTGTTTGGAATTAAACTCTCGGATAGTTCGAGCGCTAAAGATAACTTTGAAACCGTACAAGGTGGCTGTGTTTATGCAGCCGGTTCAGGGGGTGCAATCACAGGTCGTGGTGCAGGACTACAGAATATCGAGCGATTTGCAGGTGCCATCATTATTGATGACATCCATAAGCCCGATGATGTGGGCAGCGACGTGATGCGCGAAGGTGTTGTTAATTGGTATTACAACACGCTACAAAGCCGCGTTAATTCACCGACAACACCGATTATTTTTATCGGACAGCGTGTACATGAAGAAGACCTGGTTGCCACATTGCGCGATACGGGCGATTGGACGGCTGTCATATTACCTGCCTTAGATGAAAGTGGTAATGCCCTCAATCCAAGCCAACATGATGAAAAATCCTTATTGAAATTAAAACAAGAAAGTCCTTATGTTTTTTCCGCACAGTATCAACAAGACCCACAGCCTGCCGGTGGCGGATTATTTAAACCAGAATGGTTTTATTTATTGGATGAAGAACCTAAGTTTCTAGCCACATTTATTACCGTTGATACGGCAGAAACAGTAAAAACGTACAATGATGCCACTGTTTTTAGCTTTTGGGGTTTGTACACTATCAACGATAAAGGTATAGAAACCGATCAATTAGCATTACACTGGATTGATTGTGTAGAACTGCGTATAGAGCCTAAAGATTTAGAAGCCGAACTCCGAAATTTTTGCACACACACTAGTCGGCACGCCGTAAAACCTAGTATTATTGCCATTGAAAAGAAGTCTACCGGGACCATGCTATTAGCGTTATTGAGAACGTTACGTGGCATTGAAGTAAGAGAAATTGAACGTTCCAACACCTCAAGCAAGGGTGATCGCTTTTTAGAAATACAACCGATTATTACCCGACAATTAGTCTCTTTGATGCGTTACGCGAAACACACCCCACTGTGTTTGGATCACTGTAAAAAAATAACTATTAATAACACCCACCGTTTCGATGATATCGCCGATACCTTATACGATGCGGTAAAAATAGGGTTAATTGATCAATCGGTTATTTTACGGAATAAGCGACGTCAAGAAACACACCGCATTGTTGCCGAACTGGCCAAGCATGCTCAACATCTTAATCGATTACAGGAAGAACGGTTATGCCAATAGCATCAACTCACCAAGATCAATTAAAGCGACTAAAAACTAACATTGAAAAAAGCTATTGCTTTTTTGAAGATAATATAAAACGCTTTAATTTCTTTAGAAAGTTTGTTTTTGAAACCTCACTTTCTGAAAAAGATATAAAAGCGCTAAAACTAACAGGAAAACCTATTTTAGAGTTTAATACACTAGAAGCTTATATTTCGCGCTTACGCGGTGAGTTTTCTAAGCAAGAACCCTCCATCGCAGTGAGATTACTTGATCATAGTCAGTTGCATCCTGAGTTACCACTTCTGCTAGAAGCCCATTTACGTTCGATTTTTTGTGAGGCAAACCATAATGGCTGTGAATATGAAGTTTATACTGATATCCTCAGTGGTGGTTTTAGTGCCATAAGAGTATGGACAGACTACCTACATGAAAAAAGCTTTGATCAAGTTATTAAAATGGCAAGGGTATACGATCCGACCTTAGTTGGATTTGATCCCTTAGCGGTGTTACCTCATAAAGGGGATGGGTGTTATTGTTTTGAATTAGTACCTAAGACAAAAAAAGAATTTCAATCAGAATTCCCCCATATCGACTTATCCTCACTTAAATTTAACCGAGAAATCAAAGGCTTTAGTTGGTCTTACCAAGGCAATCAAGAAG includes:
- the lspA gene encoding signal peptidase II — translated: MKNRKTSQLAWLWLSALVIVFDYVTKAWMSYWLDPSSIIPVFPCLNFILTHNPGAAFSFLGWADGWQRWLFVAISLGVSLYLMRLLYRGGVSKWVGCAIALIIGGAIGNLYDRLTLGYVVDFIDFCIGYWHFATFNVADMAISIGAVMWVIASYKKSGKK
- the ileS gene encoding isoleucine--tRNA ligase translates to MTDYKNTLNLPHTKFPMKANLANAEPAVLKQWESSALYKQLRKKNHGKPKYILHDGPPYANGHIHIGHAVNKILKDIIVKAKTLSGFDAPYVPGWDCHGLPIELNVEKKHGSVGDKLTAKAFRQACREYAQKQIAIQRDEFKRLGVIGDWEHPYLTMDFKFEANIIRALGKVISRGHVQQGFKPVHWCVNCGSALAEAEVEYADKVSSAIDVRFRVVDEADFLRRITATTGHGPIVIPIWTTTPWSLPANEAVALNADLDYVLVQTKTERLLLAEALLEASLARYKISDYQCLGQAKGKVFEGTLLQHPFYHRQVPLILGEHVTTEAGSGAVHTAPAHGLEDYWVAQQYKLPLSNPVGDNGCFLPDTPLFAGEHVFKVTPHMIEVLQEQQNLLSEESIRHSYAHCWRHKTPLIFRATPQWFISMQQQGLRTDSLAAIKQVHWIPEWGQARIESMVSNRPDWCISRQRSWGVPIPLFVHQASRELHPKSLVLLEKVAAQVEEKGIDAWYDLNAEDLLGPEAKEYEKLSDCLDVWFDSGVTHYAVLMQNPELAWPADLYLEGSDQHRGWFQSSLLTSVAMNEKAPYKTVLTHGFTVDEKGHKMSKSLGNVVAPDKVIQSLGADILRLWVSSTDYRKEIAVSDEILKRTAEAYRRIRNTVRFLLANLHDFDPATDCVASNQLLSLDSWIIERANILQIEIINAYEEFQFHSIYQKLHNFCINDLGGFYLDIIKDRQYTLQKESIPRRSAQTALFYIAEAMVRWLAPILSFTAEDIWQYLPGKREKTVFLNEWYALPVSFEQDPLEPIYQQWDRQSYWNLLIQIRNEVNKAIEKCRIAGQLGSSLEADVELYVKADSSLAVLLGALQNELRFVLITSDAKLLTSTPPEQATSFKINDDELKITVISTVGNKEKCARCWHRRSDVGQIIEHPTICQRCVDNLPDGKGELRCYA
- a CDS encoding pilin; the protein is MRRKERGLTLLELMIVIAIIGILASIAIPSYQNYSNRAKFSEVIQATGPFKLAVATCVQEHGNLSACGTPGQNGLPNNIKAQDLAKGYVASVEMGKNGQIIATSQRIRVNKVDHATYILTPTSQADGQLRWDISGTCVQQGLCKAE
- a CDS encoding phage integrase Arm DNA-binding domain-containing protein, which produces MARPRNKNNKGLPPNLYEGVNGHYKYRRPDTGKWHSIGKDRLKAVSVAKQLNSMLLPGREIVGKVMGQTIYLFNTFLDLFESKLMPERKLAVLTIKEHKKRLVHIREKLGNKVIDELSVKDISDFLDNFPSVSSNRYRSLLIVIFSYAVAKGLCNENPVEKTLPKMEEKKRQRLELEGFLDIYNHPEAEPWFKNALDLGLQTLQRREDLVNLKFSDIKDGYLYVIQHKTEKHGDSAYLKIKITPILQNVLGRCRDCFLSPFILHRKPEKHSKQNYKAESKQHFSQITPDYLTKAFSNIRDKLPRFKSMPVAKRPTFHEIRSLGIKEYENRGIDAQALAGHTTRAMTDKYKEGHEPQWTEVEAGLDLNFPVVEVAK
- a CDS encoding Cro/CI family transcriptional regulator, translating into MPIHTLNKVINYFGSATQVAKILGINQQSVSDWHRGRSKVPLDVALHLDFLMRGEVDWKELVPFEIAYRLKDLRLTLKEVRTYPCELTHVLLNRITVPNYFSKNQQNQPVYIQRPPCIDEDHALIFGHKVFLNYQEKNKKTIPCWKFSIGKLVEGKYITEDLVKTFLISERAAIGIALENFLGERRGRKKVQNSALFNFDKGTKTREFVATHLGFGSHFTYQQAKELFQRGCPELIEEADQKKISISKAASLAKGSYEEQRKVETSLTP
- a CDS encoding DUF6475 domain-containing protein; translated protein: METKDKKAFLAGLTVIAETVNRKLSKVLVRAYWSCLEPYSFLEVQHAFEEILKNPHVKKHAYFPSPSDIVAIIEGDIGSKSLLAWTEVTKAIREIGHYDSVIFSDELIHAVISDMGGWIALCQHSEKELPFIQRDFERRYQVYCRRRPKILPRQLTGRIAHQNAVNGHTAYIPSAIALSSKTKQIQPI